CAATTCACTTCTAGCCAATCGCTTGACACCACGAGAATTAGAGATTGCTGCACTCGTCGCACAGGGGTTAACAAATGCAGAAATTGGGGAAAAACTTTGGATTACACAAAATTCAGTTAAACAAGCTTTAAAAAGGATGTTTCGCAAGTTAGAAGTCTCGGCACGAACTGAGATGGTGGCAAAACTACAAGATGTTTTAGCATCAAGTTAAGTTTGTCATTTGTCATTTGTCATTTGTTATTGATTAAGCTAACAATTCTCTTGATGACTCGCATAACTTGGTACAACTCGTTTTCTCTTGGGTTGGAGAGAGTAAACTTGTTAGATAAAGCATATTGACGCATCTGCTGATTCAGCTTGATAAAAATATAGTCTTCGCCAGTCGTTATCATTCCAAAAACTGGCATTTCTGAGTTAGGGTTTGCCATCATGTAAGCTAAAGTTTGCCCTAGAGCTTGCATAACACTCAAACCATATCGCTTCGCTTCAATTAACACTACCCAAAGTCGATTTTGTACAACTAAAGCGTCAATGAATCCTTCTAATACGGGTTCTTCTTCGCCTCCGTTTTCAATTTCGACCTTCACCAATTCCTCACTCTGAATCTTAAAAGGTGGGTCGCACAAACTCATGAATTCTAGTAGCGGCGATCGCATAATAATATTGACAGTTCTTTCTGTGATTGAGCCGTCTGCAGCATAATAGTTAGATTATTTGCACCTTTTAAGTAAGTACCGTTTAAGTTAGCACCACTAAGGTTGGCTTTAGTTAAATTGACATTACTGAGATTTGCATTACTGAGATTGGTATTTTTGAAATATTTCCCAAACTAAACGCCATTTAGGACTAAGTATTGTTTCAGAGTTGATTATTACAGTACGGAGGTCTACACCATTAAAGTTGGCATTACTAAGGTTGGCATTACTAAGGTTGGTATTATCTAGTATGGCACCGTTAAGGTTTGCGCCACTAAGGTCGGCACCACTAAGGTTGGTACCACTAAGGTTGGCAGTACTAAGGTTACTACGACTTAGGTTAATACCACTAAGGTTTAGATTGCTAAAATTTATACTCTCAAGGTTTGCACAACTAAAGTTAGCAAATGGCAAATTATGTGAAACTCAGACTAGATCAGTAATTAAGGGATTGTGGGTGACCTACCGTGAGCAGCAACCGAAAGACTGCTCCCTTCTCGCTATAAGATTACCGATCTGCTTTTCCTCTTTCTTCGTGCTCTTTACGACGGCAGGCGCTACAAAGGGGGGAACCCCCGCAACGCGCTGCCTCGTCTTTGTGGTTCATTTAAATAGGTAATCTTCGGGCGGAAAGGGAGTAATGTAGTTAATTGTGGGATGGGCGTCCCGCCCGTCCCGTGCAGGCAAGATGCCTGCACCACAAGAATAAAGTTAAAAAAACATTAAAATGGTGCGTTACGTGGAAGCTAACGCACCCTGATGACAAAGGACTTGAAGACGAAATTATGCCGGATAAATCCGCAGACGCCGATTTGGTTCTTCCCCAAAACTATCAGACTTGAGACGATAGTGTTCTACTAACTCATGTTGCATTTTCCGTACTGAAGCAGAACGAGGTAACAATTCGACTGGTTGCCCTTTGGGGATCACAATTTGCTCGACAGCAAGTCTTGCTTCTTCTAGGGCGTCAATCTCATCATCACTGGCGCTGTGAAGAAAAAGTTGCATTTCGCGCTCGTCGCCAATTTCGGGATCGTCAAGATTCAGCAAGCGTCGCAACCCTCTGGTAATTTGCGGCATGGTGCTGGCTTTGATCATGTGGATTGGGACTTGGCGGGCTTTCGCTAATTGCCTCAATTTGGCATGATTTTTGACGTGCGATCGCAACGCCAATATTGCATCAGCACTATCAATATCTTTTGTCAAGACTATCGGCAAAGATAGAACCTGAATGACCTGATCTAATTGACTGCGGCTGACACCATAGGGGTATATGTGCAGTGGTAAATCTTCGCCATTCGGTCCCGGATACCTATTTTCAGTATCAAAGCTATCAAATTGAGTTAAAGATTCATCCAACAAGCGGTCAAACTCGCTTTTCCCCGAACCATTTTGTGTTTCAGTTCCTAGTGAAGGCAGGGGTAGCATTTGTCCGGTTGTGCGCCAACCGTTGGAATGTCTGGCTGAGGTTGCAAACGTTTCCTCCCCAACAGTTGCTTGCGTGCGAGTCGTCAGGGGAATAACTTGGCGGGTAATAACCACCTTGCCGTTCTCATCAACAGTTCTGACTTGCGGGTTAGGATGCCGTCCTCGAAGAAGAGTATCTACTGTATCTGATACACTTTCGTGTACTACCCAGCGCTCTCGTTCCCACATTTCTACGGCAATTTCAAAAGTCGGAGGGGCTTTTCGTTCCAAAACAGTTTTTTGAGTCCCCCTCCGCCTAGCTTCATCGTCTCCCAGCGTCACAGCCTGGATACCACCCACTAAATCTGAAAGCGTCGGGTTTTTTATCAAGTTTTCAATCTGGTTGCCATGAGCGGTTCCTACCAATTGGACGCCTCGTTCGGCTATGGTACGGGCGGCTAGGGCTTCCAGTTCCGTACCAATTTCATCAATAACGATGACTTCTGGCATATGGTTCTCCACCGCTTCAATCATCACATGATGCTGTAGTTCTGGATGAGCCACTTGCATCCGTCGCGATCGCCCAATAGCGGGGTGAGCAACGTCACCATCACCTGCAATTTCATTAGAGGTATCGATAATCACCACTCGTTTATTCAGTTCATCAGCCAAAACGCGGGCAATTTCCCTCAACGCTGTTGTTTTGCCCACACCTGGGCGTCCTAGCATGAGAATCGATTTTCCAGTTTCTACTAAATCGCGGATCGTGCCAATTGTTCCGAAGATCGCCCGACCAACGCGACAGGTTAGACCTATAATCTTTCCACTGCGGTTGCGGATGGCACTGATCCGGTGCAGGGTTTGCTCAATTCCTGCCCGATTATCTCCACCAAAAATTCCCACTCTTTGAATGCAATCATCTATCTGTTCTTGAGTAACGGGTACTTCACTCAGATACTCAGCTGCTGATGGAAACCGAGCTTCTGGGCGACGACCTAAATCCAAGACTACTTCAACTAAGCTATCTCGTTGTGGATGCTTTTCTAGAGTTTGCCGCAGGTCTTGGGGCAATATATCTAATAATTTTTGGAGATCGTCTGTAATCGTCATGCTTTCTATGGTGACGTTTTTTAGAGATAGCGAGGACATTTCCATAGTGGGGTTTTCCTTCTTGGAAAATGTCTGAAAGGCGGTTTTTAGGACAAATAGCCCCTATTGCCGCGACTTGAGCTGGGAAACGAGGGAATCTGCAAGCTTAACTGCTTGCCAGAGCAATAATGGTTCTTCTTCTAGGCGCATGCTTATTTTGACACTGGCTTGACTCACCTCCGGTTGTTCTAACTCTTCTAGAATCGGTGACAGCAAGACTCGGGCGTAGCTACCGTATGCGATTCCGGCAATTTTGGATTTTGGATTTTGGATTTTGGATTTTGGATTTTGGATTTTAGATTGTGAATCATAGTCTTCTAATCCAAAATCTAAAATCGGCAATCTAAAATCGTTCAACAAGCCCATTGCCCGTAACTTAGCAACAGTGTAGCTGTTGGTTCCTCCTGCCAACTGCACATATCCCGGTAATTTTGCTGCCAAAACTTTTTGCCCTAACTTAACGGCTGCTAATGTCGTACCATCGCCAATATCTCCACTCATCGGACGACCATCTGTTTGCCAAACTAGGACACAAGGTAGGGGGCTAATGACTTCATAGAGAGTGTGAAGATAGTCAATCAAACCATCACCATCCGGGCAGCTAATTGCTACTAACTTCAACTGCTCAACCCACGGCACTATAGCTTGCCACAATCTTTTGAATTCTGACAAACGCCCAACATTTGTATGAATTTCTACGGCATCTACCCCAGTTGACAATATCAATGGTGCGATCGCTCCCGGTGTTGATACATATGACTTTGTATAAATTATATCATATGGACATATAGGAATGCAACGACCGCAACCGTAACACTTTTGGGATAAGACTCCCGACAAGTTGCTATTTACGCCCTCGAAAACAATTGCTTGGGTCGGACAAATTTTTTCACAGGGGCGATCGCAGTTTGTGGGGCATTGAGTGACATGAAATTCAGCTTTCCGAAAATGCGGGTCTTCGCCATCATTCAGGCTGACCATCAATAGCGGTTTTTTTTCGTACCAGCTAAATCCTTGCTGTTGAGCCGACCTACCCAACTCCGATGCAATTTGCAGCCCCTCCTTAGCTGCAGCAATCACAGACGGATCGGCAGCAACATCTATGCAGTCAGCCCCCGCCAATGTATAGGCTAATGTTAAGCTTCTGACTGCAGGCAGATGTTGGAAGCTGGCTCCGCATATGAGCTTGAACCAGTGACCTTCCTCAAGCGAACGTAAAGGGTCTAACAAATAAGTCACAATTCTATTATGCAATGCATTAGAAAAATGTAGAACATTAATTCAAAAAGTCATGAGGTGCGGGGAAATGAATTGCTAAGCTTAGACACCATTGAGGGCTTTTATTGTATCATGAAGATTCTTATCTTTATCTTCATACTCCGCAATAGTACTTGTCAAGCTACAACTTTTCAGTCTTCGTTGCTCAACGTTGTTTCTGGTTGCTCAATTGGTATTTCAATGATAAAATTTGCTCCTTGCCCAACCGAAGAGTGACACTTGATTTTTCCTTGATGTTTTTTGACTACAATTTGATGGCTAATTGATAATCCCAGCCCACTCCCTTTTCCCACAGGCTTTGTTGTGAAGAAAGGATCGAATAAGCGCGATCGCACTGACTCATCCATCCCCGGACCATTATCAGCAATGCTAACTCTAACTGTATTATTGCTTGTCAGTTGAGTGTGAATATTAATCTGGGGAGTAGGGAGTGGTGAGTGGTGAGTAGGGTGTCTTTCTTTCCCTATTCCCCACTCACTACTCCCCACTCCCCGATCCAAAGCATCAATCGCATTACTTATGATGTGCATAAACACCTGATTGAGCTCGCTAGGATAACAACTCACCAAAGGCAAATTACTGTATTCTGTTGTAACATTAATGCTGGGACGATGGGCTGTTTCTTTCAGTCGATGCTGCAACATGACAATAGTACTATCTATCCCTTCATGGATATTGACTGGCTTCATATCCGCTTCATCAAGTCTGGAAAAGTTTTGTAGTGCCAGTACTATTTGCCGGATGCGATCGGCTCCCCTGTACATAGCACCCATCAAGTTTCGCACATCATTCATCAAAAAGTGTAAGTCTATATCCCGAACTGTTTGCTGAATTTTTACTGTTGGATTTGGATACTCATCATGATAAACTTCCACGACGTTAATTAACTGTTGTACGTACTGACTAACATACTCAATATTTCCGTAAATCAAACTAATTGGGTTGTTAACTTCGTGGGCAATTCCAGCAACCATCTGTCCCAATGCTGCCATTTTCTCATTTTGAATTTGTTGGACTTGGGCAACTTTTAATTCGTCAAGAGTCTTTTGTAACAATAAATTCTTTTCTTTTAGTTTATGTTGGAGTAAACGTAAATTGATTTGATTTTCAATCCGCAATAAAACTTCTGCTCCATGGAAAGGTTTGGTGATGTAATCTACACCTCCGACATCAAAAGCTTTTACTTTATCCAATACATCATCTAAAGCACTAATAAAAATCACTGGAATATCATAAGTTCTTTCATCTACTTTAAGTTGCTTGCAAACCTCATACCCATCCATACCTGGCATATTAATATCAAGCAGAATAACATCCGGCAAAACCATCTGACAAGCAGTTAATGCCATTTTACCATTTAATGCTTTACGAACTTCATAACCTTGTGCTGTTAGCATTGCAGATAACAGACGTAGGTTATCCGGTGTATCATCAACAACTAAAATATTGCCTTTGTATTCTTGATGTAAATGCATTTTAAAAAAATTAGACTTTTAATGATTGCAGGAGTCAACCTTTTTTTCCGAGCGACTAGCTTGAAAACTAATTTTTACTAATCTTCACTCAAAGAACCCTCCTCCTCAAAGATATATTGTTTATTCCAACATTTAATTTCTCCCGCGACAGAAAGATTTCCGGAGCAATTTTGTCGGGCAACAGGCACACAAGCACAATATCCGTTACGTCCTTGTAGTTTCGCTTGATAGAGAGCCTTGTCACTAGCAGCGATAAGAGTTTTTGGTAAAGACGGATTCACGGGAACTTTAGTTGCTATACCCATACTTAAGGTAATATAATTTTTCACAAAAGATGATGAATGAGGAATTTTTAATTCTTTTATCCGTAACCTAACATTTTCAGCTACTCGCACTGCTCCATGAAAATTTGTGTTGGGTAAAATCACAGCAAACTCTTCTCCTCCATAACGAGCTACCACATCGGCAGGACGCCTAACTGCATAACGAATAGCCCGAGCCACCTTCCGCAAACAATCATCACCTGCTACATGACCGTAGGTATCGTTGTAAGATTTAAAATAGTCTATATCGCACAGAATAAAAGAAAGAGGAAGTTGCTCTCGTGCTGACCTCTGCCATTCTCGTTGCAAGTAATCATCTAAAAAACGGCGGTTAGAAACTTGTGTTAAACTATCCACCCAAACCAATTCTCTCAGTTTGTCGTTAGCTGTTTGTAAGGCAGATTCAACTTTGACACGTTTTTCTATTTCTAATAACAACAAAGCATTTTGCTCTGAAAGCTTTTGGTTGGTTTCTCGAAGTTCTCTTTGTAATTTTTGAATAGTCAGTTGATTTTGTACCCGTGCAATGACCTCTTCAAACTGAAATGGTTTGGTAATGTAATCTGCACCACCAACTTTAATTCCTTTGACCTTATCTAAGACATCATCTAAAATACTAATAAAAATCACGGGTATGTTGCTGTTTGCTGGATCGGCTTTTAATCTTTCGCATACCTCATAGCCGTCCATTTCCGGCATATTAATATCTAGCAAAATAATGTCTGGGGGCAAGGTCTTGACGGCAGTTAAAGCCATTTGCCCGTTGAGGGCTTTACGAACGTGATACCCCTCTTTTGCTAAAACAGTTGATAATACGCGTAAGTTATCAAGCTGGTCATCAACTATAAGAATATTGCCATAATTAGATGTTGATGGATCTTGATTCATCGAAAACCTCTTGGGAGCGTGGAAACCGCGTATCTTTAAGGAAGTACTGCGGCAATCAGAATCTAGACTTTTAACTGCTGGAGAATTATTTTTAGTGTCTCAGTATTTTCCATGATGACACTTTCTATCATTTCTAGCTGCAAACTGGCAGGATTGCCAAACACGTATTTAGCCGAGTTACCTTTATTGAATGAATATCAGACGTGAGCACCGTACAAAAGAGAAATCCAAAAAACAAGCCCGGTGGTCATGACCGGGCTTTCTAGCTAAGCTGTTGCGCTCTAAATTTGCACAGATGGGCGGGTGAGGACGCCCATTCCACAAGAATTAGGTTGACTGAGGCTGTGCCAGTTATAGAATTATTAGCTTAATATAGAGGCGTATTTAGCTTTGTTTTGAGGCAGTGTATTTCACAACTAACCACTAACCACTAACCACCAACCATTAATTGTTATATAACTCTTTTTTATCTATTCCCCCAACTTGATTGAGAGGCCAAAAGCGAAGTACCGCACGACCAATAATATTTTCACGAGGAACAACACCCCAGCAACGACTATCGTAACTGCTGTTACGGTTATCTCCTAATACTAAGTATGAGTTGTTTGGTATCGTGACGGGTTGAGATAGGAAAGGAGGTTGTTGACCGGATGTACAAACGTCAACGACTGTACGCTGACTATCTGTCAAGTACTGTTGCTCTGGTAAGGGGTTGCCATTGATATACACTTTACCGTTCTTGAGTGCTACCTTTTCCCCTGGTAAAGCAATTACACGCTTGATAAAGGCGTCTTGGTATTGTTCTTTTTGTAGTTCTTTTGTGGGAGAAAAGACTACAATATCGCCTCGCTTCGGCTCAGAAAATTTGTAGCCTAATTTATCCACAATAATTTTGTCTGCTTCCCACTGATTTGGGGAACCATGTAAAGTCGGTTCCATAGAACCAGAGGGAATCCAACGTGCTTCAGCAACAAAGGTACGAATTCCCAAGGCGAGAACAACGCTTAAAACTATTGTTCTACCTAGTTCTGCGATCCACGAATTATTGGGCTGTTGATGGCTAGAGTTGTTATCAGACACTTGATTTTGCATGAAAGTACTAGAGTGATGGCTTATAAAAAGCAGGTGAATGATTTATCCGAGCAGGGATGTTGTATTGGTTTATCTTAACTTTACAAAAAGGCAGAGGGTAGAAAGAAACGAATTCATGTAGTAACTCATAGTTTAAGAAATATTAACTTTTTTGTAACGAAGAACACAATACTCCCGCTCATAGTTCAACCAAGTTTAACCTATATGGATGGTAATCTGTCACGCTTAACTCTTGTAATAACGCAGTTGACCTATGCCATTTACCGCAAGTAGTTTGCTAATTCGTCGTGCTCGCATCGTTTTACCCACTGGTGAATTGCTAGTTGGTGATGTATTGACAAGCGATCGCACAATAGTTGAGGTGGCTCCAGAAATTACAAAGGCAACCCCAACAACAGAAATTGACGCAGAAGGGTTAACTTTGTTGCCAGGAGTCATCGATCCACAAGTACATTTCCGGGAACCGGGACTCGAATATAAGGAAGACTTATTTACTGCGAGTTGTGCTTGTGCTAAAGGGGGAGTCACCTCATTTTTAGAAATGCCAAATACACGCCCTCCAACAATTAGCCAGTATGCACTTGATGACAAGTTACAACGAGCATCCCAAAAGAGCTTGGTGAATTATGGCTTTTTTATCGGGGCAACAGCAGATAACCTCCCAGATATACTATTAGCAAAACCGACACCAGGGATCAAGATATTCATGGGGTCGATGCACGGTTCATTACTGGTTGACCAAGACGCTGCACTAGAGGCAATTTTTGCCAAAGGAGACCGCTTAATTGCTGTTCATGCAGAAGACCAAGCCAGAATACAACAGCGAAGAGCAGAATTTGCTGGGATTCATGACCCCGCAGTTCATTCTCAAATCCAAGATAACCAAGCAGCATTATTGGCAACCCAGCAAGCATTAAGACTTTCTAAAAAATATCAACGTCGCCTACATATTCTGCATATGTCAACAGCAGAAGAAGCAGAGTTGTTGCGTCAAGACAAACCAAGTTGGGTGACAGCAGAAGTCACGCCGCAGCACTTATTGTTGAATACGGATGCTTACGCCAAAATAGGAACAAGAGCGCAAATGAACCCGCCTTTGCGATCGCCTCACGATAACGAAGTTCTTTGGGAAGCCTTACGCGATGGCACGATCGACTTCATTGCCACAGACCACGCGCCACACACTTTAGAAGAAAAATCGCAAGAGTACCCCAAAACACCCTCTGGAATGCCCGGAGTAGAAACTTCCCTGCCTTTAATGCTAACAGCCGCAATGGACGGGAAATGTACTGTCGCCCAAGTAGCAAACTGGATGTCTCAAGCTGTAGCTAAAGCATATTCTATTCCTAATAAAGGAGCGATCGCACCCGGTTACGATGCCGATTTAGTTTTAGTAGATTTAAACACTTACCATCCAGTACGCCCAGAAGAACTATTAACTAAGTGTCGTTGGAGTCCTTTTGAGGGTTGGAATTTAACAGGATGGCCCGTTGTGACGATTGTAGGCGGTCAAATTGTTTATGAAAAAGGCAAATTGTATACAGAGGTAAGGGGTCAAGCTTTGACGTTTAATCAATAGTTAGTGGTTAGTGGTTAGTGGTTAGTGGTTAGTTGTTAGTTGTTAGTTGTTAGTGGTCACTGGTCACTGGTCACTGGTCACTGGTCACTGGTCACTGGTCACTGGTCACTGGTCACTGGTCACTGGTCACTGATTACCTATCAGTAAATCCTTTAATAAACTGTTCGCAGTTAACATTTTCTGATACGTAAACCTAGTTTATACATACTTCATGAAATCTTGATAAAAATCTACTGAGTCTTTGTTTACATAGGTAGAGGAACCAGTTAATAACACTACTGGTGAAATATCTACCTACGGAGAATATTTGTAAACAATACTTGGTAAAAAAATGACAATGCTAGCTAATTACACTGACGAGCGTGGAAGTGGCAGAATTGACCAGCACACATATGCAGGCAATAGTATGACGGAAAACCAGCGCCTTGCTTGGATTCTCATACCCGGAGCCAAAAAGGCTGGCGTTGCTTGGTTTGAGTCTTTTTCTGGATATTAAGTAAGAGTAGGTACAACAACATAACTAAGTTGTAACTCGCAGTTCTTGGTAAAAGTATTCATTAAATTCCCATCGCGAATTACAAATTAGCGCCCAATAGTTCTTCTGAAATACTACAATTGTGTGTTGCGATCGCGGCTTGACGACTGCCCTCATTCTTATAAGTCAGAGAAACTATTATATAGCTATCTGGCTTATAAGGCAATCGTTCAGCCCACTCAATTGCCACAATTCCTGGTGTCACCTCAACACCTTCCCAATAAGTTTCCAGATTTAAAGCAGCGACTTCCTTTGGTTCTAAGCGATATAAATCGAGGTGATACAGAGGGAAACGTCCTTCCGTATACTCATTAATCAGGGTGAAAGTAGGGCTAACAATAGGTTCGGAGATACCCAACCCGTGACCCATACCTTGCACTAGGGTTGTTTTGCCAGCACCTAGATCGCCGTGTAGTAAAATAACGCTCCCAGCGTCTAAAGATTGACCGAGTGCAATACCTAGTTTACGTGTTGCCGTAGTATCTGACAAAGAAATTTTCATAATTGGTTAATTGTTAGTGGATAGTGGATAGTGGATAGTGGTTATTAGCTACTAACAACTAACAACTAACAACTAACAACTAACAACTATCCAATTCCTACTTCCCTTGATGTGCTCCACTGTACCAACGCCATAACACCTTTGCCAGTCGTTGGGGATTGTGGCGCACGCAACCTGTTTCATCTTCATGCATGACATTTGCCAGAACAATTCGCCGCCCTAACATTGTCACGTCTTCTCGATCTAGAAACACGGGATGGGAGTTTTGTTGGGCATAACGCACAAGTGCGCGAGGAGTAGGAGATTTTTTATGTACGAGTACGGCGTTAAATAGGGGTTTTCCACATGCAGCGTCAATTGCCCGAATATGATCTGCAACAGTGTAATCTTGGGTTTCCCCTGGTTGAGTCATGATGTTACAAACATAAATACGGGGTGCTTCAGAAGCAGCGATCGCATCAGCAATTTCTGGGACGAGTAGATTGGGAATCACACTAGTGAAAAGACTGCCGGGACCCATAATAATATAGTCAGCTTCTTTGATTGCCTTGATAACAGCTGGTAAAGCTGGGGGATGAGCGGGCGTACAGCCAATTTTGACAATATGACCTCCGGCGGCGGTGATATTAGATTCACCTTCAATCCGCCGACCATCAGACAATTCTGCCCAAAGGCGAACATCACTGAGAGTTGCTGGCAAAACTTGTCCTCGGATGGCTAAGACTTTAGAACTAGCTGCGATCGCCCGTTCGAGATCGCCAGTAATATCACTAAGTGCTGTTAAGAACAGATTACCAAAACTGTGACCTGTCAACCCATCCCCTGCTTTAAAGCGGTATTGAAAGAGTTCAGTTAATAACTTTTCTTCATCAGCGAGTGCTGCCAAACAGTTGCGAATATCTCCTGGTGGGAGAACACCAATTTCCCGACGCAACCGCCCGGAAGAACCCCCATCGTCTGCGACAGTGACAATAGCGGTAATGTTAGCGCTGTAAACCTTGAGTCCTCGAAGTAACGTAGAAAGACCAGTGCCACCGCCAATTGTGACAATTTTAGGACCTCGATACAAGCGACGATGTGCGAGCAAGACATCAATCAGTTCTTCATCGCCTTCTGGTCTGAGGACTGCAGTA
This genomic interval from Scytonema hofmannii PCC 7110 contains the following:
- a CDS encoding pentapeptide repeat-containing protein — protein: MPFANFSCANLESINFSNLNLSGINLSRSNLSTANLSGTNLSGADLSGANLNGAILDNTNLSNANLSNANFNGVDLRTVIINSETILSPKWRLVWEIFQKYQSQ
- a CDS encoding R3H domain-containing nucleic acid-binding protein; its protein translation is MTITDDLQKLLDILPQDLRQTLEKHPQRDSLVEVVLDLGRRPEARFPSAAEYLSEVPVTQEQIDDCIQRVGIFGGDNRAGIEQTLHRISAIRNRSGKIIGLTCRVGRAIFGTIGTIRDLVETGKSILMLGRPGVGKTTALREIARVLADELNKRVVIIDTSNEIAGDGDVAHPAIGRSRRMQVAHPELQHHVMIEAVENHMPEVIVIDEIGTELEALAARTIAERGVQLVGTAHGNQIENLIKNPTLSDLVGGIQAVTLGDDEARRRGTQKTVLERKAPPTFEIAVEMWERERWVVHESVSDTVDTLLRGRHPNPQVRTVDENGKVVITRQVIPLTTRTQATVGEETFATSARHSNGWRTTGQMLPLPSLGTETQNGSGKSEFDRLLDESLTQFDSFDTENRYPGPNGEDLPLHIYPYGVSRSQLDQVIQVLSLPIVLTKDIDSADAILALRSHVKNHAKLRQLAKARQVPIHMIKASTMPQITRGLRRLLNLDDPEIGDEREMQLFLHSASDDEIDALEEARLAVEQIVIPKGQPVELLPRSASVRKMQHELVEHYRLKSDSFGEEPNRRLRIYPA
- the ldpA gene encoding circadian clock protein LdpA encodes the protein MTYLLDPLRSLEEGHWFKLICGASFQHLPAVRSLTLAYTLAGADCIDVAADPSVIAAAKEGLQIASELGRSAQQQGFSWYEKKPLLMVSLNDGEDPHFRKAEFHVTQCPTNCDRPCEKICPTQAIVFEGVNSNLSGVLSQKCYGCGRCIPICPYDIIYTKSYVSTPGAIAPLILSTGVDAVEIHTNVGRLSEFKRLWQAIVPWVEQLKLVAISCPDGDGLIDYLHTLYEVISPLPCVLVWQTDGRPMSGDIGDGTTLAAVKLGQKVLAAKLPGYVQLAGGTNSYTVAKLRAMGLLNDFRLPILDFGLEDYDSQSKIQNPKSKIQNPKSKIAGIAYGSYARVLLSPILEELEQPEVSQASVKISMRLEEEPLLLWQAVKLADSLVSQLKSRQ
- a CDS encoding hybrid sensor histidine kinase/response regulator: MHLHQEYKGNILVVDDTPDNLRLLSAMLTAQGYEVRKALNGKMALTACQMVLPDVILLDINMPGMDGYEVCKQLKVDERTYDIPVIFISALDDVLDKVKAFDVGGVDYITKPFHGAEVLLRIENQINLRLLQHKLKEKNLLLQKTLDELKVAQVQQIQNEKMAALGQMVAGIAHEVNNPISLIYGNIEYVSQYVQQLINVVEVYHDEYPNPTVKIQQTVRDIDLHFLMNDVRNLMGAMYRGADRIRQIVLALQNFSRLDEADMKPVNIHEGIDSTIVMLQHRLKETAHRPSINVTTEYSNLPLVSCYPSELNQVFMHIISNAIDALDRGVGSSEWGIGKERHPTHHSPLPTPQINIHTQLTSNNTVRVSIADNGPGMDESVRSRLFDPFFTTKPVGKGSGLGLSISHQIVVKKHQGKIKCHSSVGQGANFIIEIPIEQPETTLSNED
- a CDS encoding diguanylate cyclase domain-containing protein translates to MNQDPSTSNYGNILIVDDQLDNLRVLSTVLAKEGYHVRKALNGQMALTAVKTLPPDIILLDINMPEMDGYEVCERLKADPANSNIPVIFISILDDVLDKVKGIKVGGADYITKPFQFEEVIARVQNQLTIQKLQRELRETNQKLSEQNALLLLEIEKRVKVESALQTANDKLRELVWVDSLTQVSNRRFLDDYLQREWQRSAREQLPLSFILCDIDYFKSYNDTYGHVAGDDCLRKVARAIRYAVRRPADVVARYGGEEFAVILPNTNFHGAVRVAENVRLRIKELKIPHSSSFVKNYITLSMGIATKVPVNPSLPKTLIAASDKALYQAKLQGRNGYCACVPVARQNCSGNLSVAGEIKCWNKQYIFEEEGSLSED
- the lepB gene encoding signal peptidase I, producing the protein MQNQVSDNNSSHQQPNNSWIAELGRTIVLSVVLALGIRTFVAEARWIPSGSMEPTLHGSPNQWEADKIIVDKLGYKFSEPKRGDIVVFSPTKELQKEQYQDAFIKRVIALPGEKVALKNGKVYINGNPLPEQQYLTDSQRTVVDVCTSGQQPPFLSQPVTIPNNSYLVLGDNRNSSYDSRCWGVVPRENIIGRAVLRFWPLNQVGGIDKKELYNN
- a CDS encoding dihydroorotase, translating into MPFTASSLLIRRARIVLPTGELLVGDVLTSDRTIVEVAPEITKATPTTEIDAEGLTLLPGVIDPQVHFREPGLEYKEDLFTASCACAKGGVTSFLEMPNTRPPTISQYALDDKLQRASQKSLVNYGFFIGATADNLPDILLAKPTPGIKIFMGSMHGSLLVDQDAALEAIFAKGDRLIAVHAEDQARIQQRRAEFAGIHDPAVHSQIQDNQAALLATQQALRLSKKYQRRLHILHMSTAEEAELLRQDKPSWVTAEVTPQHLLLNTDAYAKIGTRAQMNPPLRSPHDNEVLWEALRDGTIDFIATDHAPHTLEEKSQEYPKTPSGMPGVETSLPLMLTAAMDGKCTVAQVANWMSQAVAKAYSIPNKGAIAPGYDADLVLVDLNTYHPVRPEELLTKCRWSPFEGWNLTGWPVVTIVGGQIVYEKGKLYTEVRGQALTFNQ
- the tsaE gene encoding tRNA (adenosine(37)-N6)-threonylcarbamoyltransferase complex ATPase subunit type 1 TsaE — encoded protein: MKISLSDTTATRKLGIALGQSLDAGSVILLHGDLGAGKTTLVQGMGHGLGISEPIVSPTFTLINEYTEGRFPLYHLDLYRLEPKEVAALNLETYWEGVEVTPGIVAIEWAERLPYKPDSYIIVSLTYKNEGSRQAAIATHNCSISEELLGANL
- a CDS encoding gluconeogenesis factor YvcK family protein; protein product: MSIGFLRQALNALQKQSRRRTSHRVNQWFKWLSPGLSIKRWLLISVGGVLLASLGLAIWVRLTPIFWAIELIRGFLGTITNIVPYYISGPLVLLCGLLLLLWGQTRTVGSITAVLRPEGDEELIDVLLAHRRLYRGPKIVTIGGGTGLSTLLRGLKVYSANITAIVTVADDGGSSGRLRREIGVLPPGDIRNCLAALADEEKLLTELFQYRFKAGDGLTGHSFGNLFLTALSDITGDLERAIAASSKVLAIRGQVLPATLSDVRLWAELSDGRRIEGESNITAAGGHIVKIGCTPAHPPALPAVIKAIKEADYIIMGPGSLFTSVIPNLLVPEIADAIAASEAPRIYVCNIMTQPGETQDYTVADHIRAIDAACGKPLFNAVLVHKKSPTPRALVRYAQQNSHPVFLDREDVTMLGRRIVLANVMHEDETGCVRHNPQRLAKVLWRWYSGAHQGK